Within the Maribacter sp. BPC-D8 genome, the region AATTAAGATGATGGCACCCATAAAGGCGATACCTAAATCACGGAATACTTCAAGCGTAATTTGCCATTCCCCATCCCATTTAACGGTGTAGTCATCTTCAAACTCAGGTTGACCTAAGTACATTTCGGTAATCTCATATCCTTTAGGTAAAGCAATTTCTTTAAGCTTTTCTTCCATTCCTAATATCGCGTATGCAGGACTCTCCAATTCCCCCGCCATATCTGCCATTACATATACCACACGTTTTTGATTTTTGCGGTAAATACTCTTATCACTTATAGTTTCTTTAATATCTACTAAATCGGCAATAGGCACCATATTACCCTGTTTAGAGGTAATCTTCAATTGAGAAATATCTGTAATAGTCGACTTTTCTTTTTCATCTAAAGCGAGCACCAAACCAACTTGGTCGATAGCATTCTCATCATATAAATTTGTGATGGCTCTATTTGATAAAGCCATATTCATGGTATAGGCAATTTGCTGTGGTGCCACGCCATAAAGCATTGCTTTCTCTTTGTTAATTTCAAAATTATATTCAGTTTGGTCAGCTTCAACTAGCCAATCGATATCAACAACATCATCAGTATTTTTCAAAATGTCTTGTACGCTATTCGCAATTTTAATCTGTTCCTCATAATCAGGTCCATATACTTCAGCTACAATTGTAGAAAGTACAGGAGGTCCTGGCGGAACTTCCACCAACTTAACATTAGCATTGTATTTAGCAGCTATTTTTTGAATATCTGGTCGTAGTAAACTTGCTATATCATGACTTTGAGCAGAACGTTCATCTTTATCAATAAGGTTTACTTGAATATCTGCCATATTGCTACCACCACGTAAATCGTAATGGCGCACCAAACCGTTAAAGGTAATAGGGGCAGAGGTACCTACGTAGTTCTGGTAATTTACAACCTCTGGTCTAGTAGATAGATATTGAGAAATTTCTTGAGCAACTACACCTGTACGTTCAAGGGTGGTGCCTTCGGACATATCAATAACCACTTGAAACTCATTTTTGTTGTCAAAAGGCAACATCTTTACAGCTACAGATTTGGTAAAGAACAAAACCATTGATGCCATTAGCATTAAAAAAGTCAGTCCTAAAAACAACCAGCGTTTTCTTTTGTTTTCAATTAGTGGGCGTTCATATTTATTATAAATTTTATAAATAAAGGTTTCCTCTAATGGTTTCTCTACCTTTTCAACTTCACCTTTTTTCTCTTTTTCTCTCAAGAAAATATACCCCAAATATGGTGTTATGGTCAAGGCCACAAAAAGTGATAATATCATGGCAATAGAAGCCCCAATTGGCATAGGTGCCATATATGGGCCCATAAGTCCAGATACAAATGCCATCGGTAGTACAGAGGCAATTACAGTAAACGTTGCTAAAATAGTAGGGTTACCAACTTCGTTAATAGCATAGAGAGCTGCTTCTTTAAAGGGTAGGCGTTTCATTTTAAAATGCCGGTGCATATTCTCGGCTATAATAATCGAGTCATCTACCACAATACCTGTTACAAAAACTAAAGCAAATAATGTAATTCTGTTTAATGTATAGTCAAGCATATAATAGCTCAACAACGTCAAAGCAAACGTAATTGGTACAGACAAGAATACGACCAAACCACCACGCCAGCCCATTGCCAACATCACAACTAATGTTACCGCAATTATAGACCCTATTAAGTGTAATAAAAGTTCAGAGACTTTATGAGATGCCGTTTCACCATAGTTTCTAGTGATTTCTACATGTACGTCATCTGGTATTAAAGTGGTACGTAAATGTTCAACTTTATCAATAACAATGTCCGCAATTTTCATTGCATCGGCACCTTTTCTTTTTGCCACAGAAATAGTTACTGCAGGGTATTCAGATTTGTAATCTGATACCTTATCGCTTGCCTGACCAAAACCTAATGAAACATAACTTTGAGGAATTTCTGGTCCGTCGATAATACTGGCAATCTGCTTTAAATAAATAGGCTGATTTTGTTGAACACCAACAACAAGATTTTCAACATCGGTAACCGAAGCCAAAAAATTGCCGGTATTTACTAAGAACTCGGTATCATTTTTATCAAAACTACCAGAACTTAATTGGGCATTATTAGCCTTGATCATTTCAGAAACAGATAAAAAATCTAATCCGCTAGCGGCTAGTTTATCTTTATCTAAAACCACGCGTAATTGACGGTCTTGATTTCCGATTTTATGGGTAATGGCAACATCATTTACCTTCTTGATTTCACTTTCCAGTTCTTGAGCCATTTGGCTTAACTGATACCCATCATAGTTTTCGCTCCAAAGGGTAAGGCCGAGCATCGGTACATCATCAATAGCACGGGTTTTTACCAGCGGAAAAGTTACGCCCTGCGGCATAATATCCATATGCTTATTGATTTCGTTGTATAACTTTACGAAAGAGCGCTCAATATCTTCGCCCACATAAAACTGAACGATGACCATACCTTGTTCTTTCATCGATGTGGAGTACACATATTCTACACCTTTAATATTTGAAATTAATTTTTCTAAAGGTTTAATGACCCGCGATTCTACTTCTTCGGGACTCGCGCCAGGGTAGCCTACAAAAATGTCGGCCATAGGCACATCAATTTGTGGTTCTTCTTCCCTAGGGATTAAAAACGAACTGTACACCCCAATGACCATGAAAACAATCATTAAAAGTACCGTTAACTTGCTGCCTATAAATAATTTGGCAATTTTACCAGCTAAACCTTCCTTCATTATTTCTTTATTTTATTTGTGTGTTCCCACCTGTAAAAGACAGGTGGTCGGGCTTTTCACTTTTACTCCTCGGCATAAAAAAATGCCTGTGGGGTAACCGCTTCAATCCCTAACCCAGACTCGTTTATTGATTTGAGATTTTGGCGCCGTTGAATAATTTTCCCTCAGCAGAAACTATATATTGCTCATCTGCCGATAGACCAGATAATACTTCTACTTGATCACCAAAAGTTCTACCCAGTCGTAACCATCTTAGTAATGCAGTATTGCTTTGACTTACGGTATAGATGCCAGATAGTTGACCTTTCTTAACTATAGCTTCTACTGGAATCATTACAGCAGAACTTGTTGTTTTTCTTGCAATAGGAAATTGTACGGTAGCGTACATACCAGAAAGTATTTGTACATCTGTTTTGTCTAAAATGACCTTTACCATATACTGTCCGCCTGTGTTCTTTGAAGACGTACTTACTTCGGTCACTTTTCCTTTTATGCTTTTATTTAATGCTTTGATTTGTACACTAACTTCAGTGTCATTTTTAACAGCAAGAATTTCAGATTCAGGTACCATGGCAAGCACTTGGTACGAACCAGGAGATTCCACTTCCATCAAAGGCATGCCTGGGTTAGCCATATCACCTGCATTTATAAATTTATTGGTGACTACACCGTTAAACGGAGCGCGAATATTCGCATAGCCCATTTGGGCATTGACACCGTTTTTCATTTGCTTGGCAGATTCCACTCTTGCTTTTGCCATATTGTAATTGGCAGTAATATCATCTAGCTCTTTCTGTGATGCACTATTCTCTTGAAATAATGCAGTAAAACGATTAAAGTCTTTTTCTGCATTGGTATAGGCAGCTTCAGCTTCAGTAATACCGGCATTTACCTGCGCTAATTGCGCAGAAACATCTGCATTATTAACACTCATTAATAATTGACCTTTATTTACTTTATCACCAACACCAACATATATTTTATCAACGTACCCCATCATTCTAGTGCTAATGTTTGCACTCTTGGCTGCTTCGATTTTTCCGCTTACCGTTAAAAACGGACTGCTACTATCTTCAGAAACAGTTTTTGTTTGAACGGCTACAGCAGGTGAATTATCGACTTCCGCTTTTTTATCATCGTTACCACAACTAGAGAACAAGATTGTTGCACCTAAAATAGCTGTGATTATATATTTTTTATTTTTCATCTTTATGAATGGTATTAAGTGATTGTGGTACTCTATTCTTTCGTTAAAAACTGTACATACGCCAAGGCGTAATTATGTTGAAAAATTGTAGCGTAATACTCTAATTGCTTTTGAGAATATTGTGTTTCAGATAGTAATAAATCAGTAGTCTTTTCTAAACCTTGCTTAAATCTATTGGTACGGATGCGCAATGATTCTTCAGATTGTTCTAGTGCTAGCTTTGTTAGCTTTAATTTATTTTGAGCATCTTCAAAACCTCTTTTCGCTTTGTTAAGCTCTAATTGACTTTCAGATTTATACTGCTCTAACTGTAATTTAGATTTATCATACTCCGCCTTGCTCTTTTGAGATTTTCCAAAACGCTTGCTACCCTCAAAAAGGTTCCATTTTAACTCTGCACCAAATAAATACCCTTGCGCTTGACCTTGAAAAATTTCATCGTCATGTAACTCATAAGTACCAAAAGCATTTAAACGAGGTAAGAAAGCCATTTGGTCTGCCTTATGCATTTGTCTATATGCTTCGGTAGCAGAATTCATCGCTAAAATATCTTTTCTGTTTTCAGATAAGTTTACGTTCGTTGTATTAGCATAACTAGTAATTGCAAGTGAATCTGAAGGCTTTAAAATTTCATTCTCATCAGCATTCATTAATACCGATAAATAGTTGCTTGCATTTAGAATGTTACTTTTTGCGTATTGCAATTGATTATCGATTTCGGTAACTCTTACTTCTACAGAAAGAACATCAGATTTTTGTAGGTAACCTTGCTTGTAACTATTGTCGGCAATACGCTTATTTTCTAAAGCAGTTTCTTGAGCTTTCTCTAAAACGGTAACGGTTTTATAAGCAAGTTGTAATTGCATATACGCCTTTTCAACCTCAAGGGCTAAGTAATCTTCTGTACGACCAGACTGTAATTCTGTAGCGGTCAATTTTGCCTTTGCCGCTTTACGCTGGTAGATGCCATCGAAGTTTATCAATGGTTGTTGTACTTCTACTCGAGTTGCAAAATCTTCGATTTGACGTGGGTCATTTAATACATCTGGATTAAAATCTGCAGCAGTCAAAATTTCTTGATTCAGTTTAGATCCAAATGCCATTAACGGGTTAGTGGTAGCAATACCAGTATGCGATACACTAATGTTTGGCAATAGAATAGCATTGGTCTGATTGAAATCACCCTTGGCAACTAACACATCTTGTTCTGCCATTTTCAGTGTATTATTACTTTCTTTTACCTTAGTCAGCACTTCATCTTTTGTAATAGATTTTACTTCTTGTGCCAAGCCAGAATAAAAGACGAACAACAATATCCATCCTAGTTTATATTTCATGGTATTCATTTATTTGATACAAAATTAGAGCAGTAAAAAAGACTGCACAGTAACTAATGTTACCTAAGAAGATTTGTTGGTAAAAAAAAGTTTCTAAATAAAAAAAAAGGTATTCCCATTACAGAAATACCTTCGTTGACTTTTTAAATTGAAATTTATTTTTTAGGAGATTTTACAAATGTATTTGCGAGTAAACCACCCATTAAACTACCGTATAATGTACTATTTAAAGGTTTTGAAGTTATAGCGCAAGTACCACTTATGCAGCCGATTTCGGCATAGTATAAGTAACCAGCTATAGCGCCGATGACTATGCCTATAGTAGTTATGAGAATAACTTTTTTATTCATTAATTATTGACTTTTCTAGTACCGCCATGACCACCGGCCACCACTAGCATTATTTTGATACTCAACCAGATGAATTTGAAGAATTGAATTATAGGATTCATCATATAAAAACGTTTAGATTTCGATATTCTTTGTGTCATTTTTTTAGATTTTAAGTGTTATTCTTTCAAGTTTTAAAGATGTCGAACTTGAAATTATTCCGGAATTAGCCACCAGAAGGGCTTCATTTTTGCCTTGTATATAAAAGCATAATGCAGCGCTAATTTTAACCAGTGACCAGCTAAACCTATTTCTCCAAAGGTTTTACCCAATTTACGACCTTGAGTATCGGGGTATTTGTTATAATCAGGTACAATGGGGTAGGTGGTAATACTTACGCCACTACCTTTTGTCATGCCATAACCTGCAGAAGCAATACATGCAGCACCCATGTTACCTAAAGAACCCTTATGGTGTAAATCTTTTTTTCCGTTGATGGCGTCTATGATATTATCTGCAACCAACTTAGCAGTAATGCCAGAAGGCATACCCGTACGAGGTGGGGCAGGAGATATTGAAGTACCATTTTTGCTTACTCGAGGTTTTGAAATTGCGTGTGGTGGGGCGAATGCAATACCAGGTGCGAATATGTTTTTGTATGACGGATTCTGATAAGTTTCAGGCCAATCTTGTACGCTCCATTCTTCATATGGTTTAGCAGTATAATCGGCATCTACCAACATAAAACCTTTAAAAAGCCTTTCGGTAATGTCTTCATTGTTCTTACCAAAGGCTTTAAAACCATGTCCGGAAAATGCAGGTATTAGCATGGCAAAATCATATGTTTCAGATTTATACTCACCATCTAATGTTTCATAATGCGCTATACCATCTTCAATTTTGTTTACTCCGGCGCCAAGAATCCATTTAATACCACGGTCTTCAAAAACCATTTCTACCATTTCACTAGATTTCATGATATTGTCACCATAACTAAGTAGCACGCCATCCATACCAAAATCACCTAACTGATACTCATTGGCAATCCAAATAACTTCAGCTTGGTCACGTACATTATGTCTTCTAAGCTCTTGCTCTACATTTAAGATATATTCAAAAGCAGCGCCTTGGCAAGTAGATTTTGCGTGTCCGGTACCAATTAAAATTTTTGCTTTTTTGCCTTGTTTCATTTGCTGGATCAAATCATCTAGGGCATGCCATGCGTGTTCTGCATGACTATAAGTACAAACAGAGTAGGCTTTATTAGTACCAGGGTTTAAGCCCTCGGTCATGTCAAAGGCTAGTTTTGGTCCGGTGGCATTAATGAGATAGTCATAAGTTACCTTTTCGGTA harbors:
- a CDS encoding efflux RND transporter permease subunit → MKEGLAGKIAKLFIGSKLTVLLMIVFMVIGVYSSFLIPREEEPQIDVPMADIFVGYPGASPEEVESRVIKPLEKLISNIKGVEYVYSTSMKEQGMVIVQFYVGEDIERSFVKLYNEINKHMDIMPQGVTFPLVKTRAIDDVPMLGLTLWSENYDGYQLSQMAQELESEIKKVNDVAITHKIGNQDRQLRVVLDKDKLAASGLDFLSVSEMIKANNAQLSSGSFDKNDTEFLVNTGNFLASVTDVENLVVGVQQNQPIYLKQIASIIDGPEIPQSYVSLGFGQASDKVSDYKSEYPAVTISVAKRKGADAMKIADIVIDKVEHLRTTLIPDDVHVEITRNYGETASHKVSELLLHLIGSIIAVTLVVMLAMGWRGGLVVFLSVPITFALTLLSYYMLDYTLNRITLFALVFVTGIVVDDSIIIAENMHRHFKMKRLPFKEAALYAINEVGNPTILATFTVIASVLPMAFVSGLMGPYMAPMPIGASIAMILSLFVALTITPYLGYIFLREKEKKGEVEKVEKPLEETFIYKIYNKYERPLIENKRKRWLFLGLTFLMLMASMVLFFTKSVAVKMLPFDNKNEFQVVIDMSEGTTLERTGVVAQEISQYLSTRPEVVNYQNYVGTSAPITFNGLVRHYDLRGGSNMADIQVNLIDKDERSAQSHDIASLLRPDIQKIAAKYNANVKLVEVPPGPPVLSTIVAEVYGPDYEEQIKIANSVQDILKNTDDVVDIDWLVEADQTEYNFEINKEKAMLYGVAPQQIAYTMNMALSNRAITNLYDENAIDQVGLVLALDEKEKSTITDISQLKITSKQGNMVPIADLVDIKETISDKSIYRKNQKRVVYVMADMAGELESPAYAILGMEEKLKEIALPKGYEITEMYLGQPEFEDDYTVKWDGEWQITLEVFRDLGIAFMGAIILIYILIVGWFQNFKAPIVMMVAIPLSLIGIILGHWIMGAFFTATSFIGMIALAGIMVRNSVLLIDFINLRLAEGVPIKQAAIEAGAVRTTPILLTAGTVVIGAFVILFDPIFQGLAISLMGGTIVSTVLTLLVVPLVYYMIEKKNYPETTDSTEINE
- a CDS encoding efflux RND transporter periplasmic adaptor subunit — translated: MKNKKYIITAILGATILFSSCGNDDKKAEVDNSPAVAVQTKTVSEDSSSPFLTVSGKIEAAKSANISTRMMGYVDKIYVGVGDKVNKGQLLMSVNNADVSAQLAQVNAGITEAEAAYTNAEKDFNRFTALFQENSASQKELDDITANYNMAKARVESAKQMKNGVNAQMGYANIRAPFNGVVTNKFINAGDMANPGMPLMEVESPGSYQVLAMVPESEILAVKNDTEVSVQIKALNKSIKGKVTEVSTSSKNTGGQYMVKVILDKTDVQILSGMYATVQFPIARKTTSSAVMIPVEAIVKKGQLSGIYTVSQSNTALLRWLRLGRTFGDQVEVLSGLSADEQYIVSAEGKLFNGAKISNQ
- a CDS encoding TolC family protein, producing MKYKLGWILLFVFYSGLAQEVKSITKDEVLTKVKESNNTLKMAEQDVLVAKGDFNQTNAILLPNISVSHTGIATTNPLMAFGSKLNQEILTAADFNPDVLNDPRQIEDFATRVEVQQPLINFDGIYQRKAAKAKLTATELQSGRTEDYLALEVEKAYMQLQLAYKTVTVLEKAQETALENKRIADNSYKQGYLQKSDVLSVEVRVTEIDNQLQYAKSNILNASNYLSVLMNADENEILKPSDSLAITSYANTTNVNLSENRKDILAMNSATEAYRQMHKADQMAFLPRLNAFGTYELHDDEIFQGQAQGYLFGAELKWNLFEGSKRFGKSQKSKAEYDKSKLQLEQYKSESQLELNKAKRGFEDAQNKLKLTKLALEQSEESLRIRTNRFKQGLEKTTDLLLSETQYSQKQLEYYATIFQHNYALAYVQFLTKE
- a CDS encoding DUF6132 family protein, with amino-acid sequence MNKKVILITTIGIVIGAIAGYLYYAEIGCISGTCAITSKPLNSTLYGSLMGGLLANTFVKSPKK
- a CDS encoding NAD(P)/FAD-dependent oxidoreductase yields the protein MSKIVILGAGISGHVAAAHLRRKLSKEHEVLVVSPNSNYQWIPSNIWVGIGRMKSEEILFPLPPLYKKKNIGYKQALVTTFHPEGDAESASPFVNIKYVNGEQKGNTEKVTYDYLINATGPKLAFDMTEGLNPGTNKAYSVCTYSHAEHAWHALDDLIQQMKQGKKAKILIGTGHAKSTCQGAAFEYILNVEQELRRHNVRDQAEVIWIANEYQLGDFGMDGVLLSYGDNIMKSSEMVEMVFEDRGIKWILGAGVNKIEDGIAHYETLDGEYKSETYDFAMLIPAFSGHGFKAFGKNNEDITERLFKGFMLVDADYTAKPYEEWSVQDWPETYQNPSYKNIFAPGIAFAPPHAISKPRVSKNGTSISPAPPRTGMPSGITAKLVADNIIDAINGKKDLHHKGSLGNMGAACIASAGYGMTKGSGVSITTYPIVPDYNKYPDTQGRKLGKTFGEIGLAGHWLKLALHYAFIYKAKMKPFWWLIPE